TGGCTATCCCAAGAAAGCAAAGGATTTTGATGCTTTGCTTGAATCACATGATGGGTATATCTTATCTCTCGCCGAGCATAACGGATCATATACCGCTGCATTTAAAAATCTGTTTGATTGGTTATCCCGCATTCAGGTCAAAGTATGGAGAAGAAAACCCATGTTGCTGCTCAGTACGTCCACAGGGGCAAGAGGAGGAGCGAATGTGATGGAAGCCGCACTGACACGTTTCCCCAGACATGACGCACAGATCATCTCACATCTGAGTGTCCCGTCTTTCAACGAAAATTTTCATAACCATGTCATAACAGACAGTCAGCTTCAACAAACGCTGGTTTCCGCCGTTTTGACGTTTGAACAGGCATTGCTCAATCCATCTGGTCATTCAATAGGGAAAAACACACAGTAGCAACCAACCCTGCGGTTTCCGTTCTTAATCTCCGTGGCCCAAGATAAACCAGCTTTGCATTTTGTTGCTTCGCCAATTCAATCTCCCTTAAAGTGAAATCACCTTCCGGCCCGATCAAGACCGTTACAGATATTCCCTCTTTCAACTGATCACGCAACATGCCTTCCGGCTTAAACTGTTTAGAAGCATGGGCCATAAAAAGCGGATGATCTGACAAACCCGATATGAACTGATCAAACACTACAGGTTCGTTCAGCTTTGGAATATACAATCGTTGGGATTGCTTCATAGCGCTGATCAGGATTTTCTGAAGGCGATCCATTCTTAACTTTTTACGTTCCGATCGTTCGCAGATCACAGGAGTGATCTCGTGCACTCCGGTTTCCGTTGCCTTTTCCAGAAACCATTCAAACCGATCTATATTCTTAGGTGGGGCCATTCCGATGTGCAATGTAGCATTCGGTTGGTCTTCCCGTACCCATCCTTCAACGGTGAACTGGCAACATTGATGGTCAACCGTTTTCAGTCTGGCCTGAGCCATCCTTCCAAGACCATCCACAACTTCCATAAAGTCACCTTCCTGAAGGCGCATTACACGAACTGCATGATGTGATTCTTCAGGGCTCAGGAAGTATATCTCCTGTCCAAGCGTCGGTTGATAAAATCGGTATCGGTTCATATCACATATCCCAAAGCCACCTGGCCAGTGTATAAATACCCAGCATATTAATGGCCACTCCAATGAGGTTCAAAATAAGTCCTGTTTTTATCATGTCTTTCATAGAAACCCGCTCACTTCCGAAAACAATGGTGTTAGGAGGT
The nucleotide sequence above comes from Flavobacteriales bacterium. Encoded proteins:
- a CDS encoding NAD(P)H-dependent oxidoreductase, with the protein product MKKVLVFAGSNSRQSINKQLALYAASFLGKTPFTDVDLNDFELPVFSVDREKESGYPKKAKDFDALLESHDGYILSLAEHNGSYTAAFKNLFDWLSRIQVKVWRRKPMLLLSTSTGARGGANVMEAALTRFPRHDAQIISHLSVPSFNENFHNHVITDSQLQQTLVSAVLTFEQALLNPSGHSIGKNTQ
- a CDS encoding 16S rRNA (uracil(1498)-N(3))-methyltransferase; translated protein: MNRYRFYQPTLGQEIYFLSPEESHHAVRVMRLQEGDFMEVVDGLGRMAQARLKTVDHQCCQFTVEGWVREDQPNATLHIGMAPPKNIDRFEWFLEKATETGVHEITPVICERSERKKLRMDRLQKILISAMKQSQRLYIPKLNEPVVFDQFISGLSDHPLFMAHASKQFKPEGMLRDQLKEGISVTVLIGPEGDFTLREIELAKQQNAKLVYLGPRRLRTETAGLVATVCFSLLNDQMD